A stretch of the Zerene cesonia ecotype Mississippi chromosome 4, Zerene_cesonia_1.1, whole genome shotgun sequence genome encodes the following:
- the LOC119839669 gene encoding solute carrier family 22 member 1-like → MADKKEINLDSVLESLGPYGRYNVLNFVLLLFPVLLSSFYECGFIFEAQQQTYRCKVEGCEKTYNDTSWLHYAIPTDPERDAPASCLRYAPKNNSTVEQCLPEEFSNITIPCDSYVYEINGSLVKEFDLGCQEWKRALVGTVHNSGMFVAMLFTGILSDKYGRKTAVGLAATASCTFGIIRAFAPNYNTYLSMHFFEAALGGGLYPSAYVLAVELVGLKQRVIISAMCNMAFVVGVVILDLLAWVISNWRTYILILYSPAIIVGLYVWLMNESARWLLSKGRKEDAIKTLKRAAKINNMDPTKLDLDALSDPLLRTEVQTDKKSQFSKAIRSSIIWKRLVICSFLWLTCSLVYYGLSINSVSLSGNKYVSFMLVVLVEIPAYIVVVIVLDKYGRKKTMIVNYATCAVTSLLFAFLPKGNWWSIVLYLIGKWSVTLTYSSVYIYVSEVFPTNMRQMLLSVCSTSGRIGSLIAPLTPLLSLYHKSMPTVIFGGMCIICSMLVLLLPETRNMRLPDTIEEAEELSKMRDRTDRSLDTVK, encoded by the exons ATGGCGGACAAGAAAGAAATCAATTTGGACTCGGTGCTGGAAAGCCTGGGCCCGTATGGACGTTACAACGTATTGAATTTCGTCCTTTTACTATTTCCCGTGCTTTTGAGCAGTTTCTACGAGTGCGGTTTCATTTTTGAAGCGCAGCAACAAACTTATCG GTGTAAAGTCGAGGGCTGTGAAAAGACCTACAACGATACATCATGGCTGCACTATGCTATACCCACCGACCCTGAGAGGGACGCCCCAGCCAGCTGCTTGAGATATGCCCCTAAGAATAATAGCACAGTGGAACAATGCCTTCCCGAAGAGTTCTCCAATATTACCATACCTTGTGACAGTTacgtttatgaaattaatggaTCTTTGGTTAAGGAG TTCGATCTAGGTTGCCAAGAATGGAAGCGAGCGCTTGTCGGCACCGTCCACAACAGCGGCATGTTCGTGGCCATGTTGTTTACTGGCATTTTGTCGGACAAGTATGGACGAAAGACCGCAGTTGGTCTGGCGGCTACCGCCAGCTGCACTTTTGGCATTATACGCGCTTTCGCGCCTAATTATAATACGTATCTGTCCATGCATTTCTTCGAGGCCGCGCTGGGAGGGGGACTGTACCCTTCGGCTTATGTTCTGG CGGTCGAGCTGGTGGGCCTTAAACAGCGAGTGATAATTTCCGCTATGTGTAATATGGCCTTCGTAGTAGGGGTCGTGATACTCGATCTCCTGGCTTGGGTAATCAGCAACTGGAGGACCTACATCCTCATATTATATAGCCCCGCTATCATAGTGGGCTTATATGTATGGCTAATGAACGAAAGCGCCCGCTGGTTACTAAGCAAAGGCAGAAAAGAAGACGCCATCAAAACCCTGAAACGCGCCGCCAAAATCAACAACATGGATCCAACGAAACTCGACCTCGACGCGCTGAGCGATCCCCTACTTCGAACGGAAGTGCAGACGGACAAGAAATCACAGTTCTCGAAGGCGATACGCTCGAGTATTATATGGAAGCGTTTGGTGATTTGCTCTTTCTTGTGGCTTACTTGCTCGCTGGTTTACTACGGGTTGTCGATCAATTCTGTTTCGTTGAGCGGCAACAAGTATGTCAGTTTCATGCTGGTGGTTCTTGTAGAGATACCAGCGTATATTGTTGTGGTGATAGTGCTTGATAAGTATGGGAGGAAGAAGACAATGATAGTGAACTATGCAACCTGTGCTGTCACCAGCTTGCTGTTCGCGTTCTTGCCTAAAG gTAACTGGTGGTCCATTGTCTTGTATCTAATAGGCAAATGGAGCGTCACGCTAACATACAGCTCAGTGTACATCTACGTGTCTGAAGTGTTCCCCACGAACATGCGACAGATGCTGTTGAGTGTTTGCTCCACTTCGGGCAGGATTGGTTCGCTTATTGCACCTCTAACTCCACTACTG TCGCTATACCACAAATCCATGCCGACTGTTATATTCGGTGGCATGTGCATCATTTGCAGCATGCTGGTACTCCTTCTACCGGAGACGCGTAACATGCGGCTGCCAGATACGATAGAAGAAGCAGAGGAACTCTCGAAAATGAGGGACAGAACTGACCGATCGCTGGATACTGTGAAATAG